One window from the genome of Gimesia aquarii encodes:
- a CDS encoding tetratricopeptide repeat protein, protein MHHRQKQSGITSESPRGLTASPRWLPPSLVMLLITFCNVGFAEDHTTAYFEGLRQRHLFGIAEGYCLNRLAQPRLSESDRARYSLELVRTLSAHAMVAEDAEQTELWKRSNNAITQILKAHPNWTDAPIFNAERSRTSAQKADILYWQVKAVPHNEALKQKTISDLTNAASELTQSEKQLNQLLKRSGTHKDFTLLGTALLRDSLMDFQLLIAQTKMKLADLYDHQVKQKTVNLDAAKKWLTPLSQRASTLQITWMSRLALIQCKRIAGDLGAAVRAIQRLIKEKPPAYLKEPLFVESMRILLAENKAQLAATQIINYRQENNGTSSELGYLEIEALIQLRKIALDKKQEALEAEIWQQIETRTQHLWTSQPGYWAQRARMLVDQQQQLDQYGSSISQSLKQAQLFYSQGKTEEAIDAYNETAKQAAEQGNTDLAFELGFTSASLQLKDKQYKKAAAHFQSLVQRYDSVPKAADASLLAAWCLGQLYTQSRTKSRRLAYTAALEAHRKRFPSGTSFYEAGWMLARLEESRLQYSKALILYSEVPENHPRLLDAQLGIARCYENILLRLSSLNKPTQAWRQEAIDVLEKMLAHFPNESNQAKLQIQADIALQLTRIYLNDTPPLYRKANRLLELIVYTSSNIVAQLKRNNEQSDSSVSQTTREIQHWNRISNQALRLQIIALAGQGNPSEARSLVENLETAGTDELLSVLNGVSQINLELTPQVRRELGLLQLKSAEKLASRRDELKPQQIRQLDLCLAEAYLAIDQPIRALEYYQALLKQSPNDRSLIKQVALLLEKCGTKECLRQARQKWRQIEQTEKAGSLPWLETRLHIIQTSFKSGDEAEAKKLLGVTMLLYPELGNAELQSRYREMEAIIKK, encoded by the coding sequence AAGATCATACAACCGCATACTTTGAAGGCTTACGGCAACGACATCTGTTTGGCATCGCCGAGGGATATTGTCTCAATCGTCTTGCGCAACCTCGTCTTTCCGAGTCTGATCGTGCACGCTACTCATTGGAACTGGTGAGGACTTTATCAGCACATGCCATGGTAGCCGAGGATGCTGAGCAAACTGAACTCTGGAAACGTTCAAACAACGCAATCACGCAAATATTAAAAGCGCATCCCAATTGGACTGATGCTCCGATCTTCAATGCCGAGCGTTCCCGAACCTCGGCTCAAAAAGCAGACATTCTCTATTGGCAAGTAAAAGCAGTTCCACATAATGAAGCACTCAAGCAAAAAACAATTTCGGATCTGACAAATGCAGCTTCAGAATTAACACAGTCCGAAAAACAGTTAAATCAACTTTTAAAAAGATCAGGCACACACAAAGATTTTACATTACTCGGGACTGCTCTCCTTCGAGACTCTTTGATGGATTTTCAACTGCTGATCGCACAAACAAAAATGAAACTTGCCGATTTGTACGATCATCAGGTCAAGCAAAAAACCGTGAATCTCGACGCCGCAAAAAAATGGCTGACACCTCTGTCACAACGTGCTTCCACTCTACAAATTACCTGGATGAGCAGACTCGCATTAATTCAATGTAAGCGAATTGCTGGAGATTTAGGCGCTGCTGTGCGAGCCATTCAAAGGCTAATCAAAGAAAAACCACCTGCCTATCTCAAAGAACCCCTCTTTGTAGAATCGATGCGAATTTTACTGGCTGAAAACAAAGCACAGCTTGCAGCAACACAGATCATCAACTATCGACAGGAAAACAATGGAACTTCAAGCGAATTAGGTTACCTGGAAATCGAAGCCCTGATCCAGCTCAGAAAAATTGCGTTAGATAAAAAGCAGGAAGCTCTGGAAGCAGAAATCTGGCAGCAAATTGAAACACGAACTCAGCATCTTTGGACGTCCCAACCTGGTTATTGGGCACAGCGTGCGCGCATGCTGGTTGACCAGCAGCAGCAACTAGACCAATACGGCAGCAGTATTTCCCAAAGCTTGAAACAAGCGCAATTATTTTATTCACAGGGAAAAACAGAAGAAGCCATCGACGCTTACAACGAAACGGCAAAACAAGCAGCCGAACAGGGAAATACTGATCTGGCATTCGAACTTGGATTCACCAGTGCTTCGCTCCAGTTAAAGGACAAACAATACAAGAAAGCGGCCGCGCATTTTCAATCGCTGGTACAACGATACGATTCTGTCCCCAAAGCGGCCGACGCCAGCCTACTGGCGGCATGGTGTCTAGGACAACTCTACACTCAGAGCCGGACAAAATCACGACGACTGGCATACACGGCCGCTCTGGAAGCCCATCGAAAACGTTTCCCCAGTGGTACAAGCTTTTATGAAGCAGGGTGGATGCTGGCACGACTGGAAGAATCGCGGCTGCAATACTCAAAAGCACTCATCCTGTATTCCGAAGTTCCAGAAAATCATCCAAGATTACTTGATGCACAACTTGGAATAGCGCGCTGTTATGAAAATATTTTATTACGCCTTTCTTCGTTGAATAAACCAACACAGGCATGGCGACAAGAAGCGATTGACGTATTGGAGAAAATGCTTGCCCATTTCCCTAACGAAAGCAATCAAGCAAAACTACAAATTCAGGCAGACATTGCCCTGCAGCTAACTCGCATCTATTTGAATGATACGCCTCCCCTCTATCGAAAAGCAAACCGACTGCTGGAATTGATCGTTTACACTTCATCTAACATTGTGGCTCAATTAAAAAGAAACAATGAGCAATCAGATTCAAGTGTTTCACAAACAACACGGGAAATCCAACATTGGAATCGCATTTCCAATCAGGCGCTGAGACTGCAAATCATTGCGTTAGCTGGACAGGGGAATCCATCAGAAGCACGTTCATTGGTTGAAAATCTGGAAACGGCGGGGACCGACGAACTGCTTTCTGTTCTGAATGGAGTTTCTCAAATCAATTTGGAACTGACACCGCAAGTCCGCAGAGAGTTAGGTCTCTTACAGTTAAAATCAGCGGAAAAGCTCGCAAGCCGGCGAGACGAACTGAAACCACAACAAATAAGACAGTTAGATCTTTGTCTGGCAGAAGCCTACCTGGCAATTGATCAACCTATCAGAGCACTCGAATATTATCAGGCACTCTTAAAACAGTCTCCCAATGATCGAAGTCTCATTAAACAGGTGGCGCTGCTGTTGGAAAAATGTGGAACCAAAGAATGCCTGCGGCAAGCAAGACAAAAGTGGCGTCAGATCGAACAGACAGAAAAAGCCGGAAGCCTTCCCTGGCTGGAAACGCGTTTGCACATTATTCAAACTTCTTTTAAATCCGGTGATGAAGCAGAGGCCAAAAAACTGCTGGGCGTGACGATGCTGCTCTATCCTGAACTCGGCAACGCCGAATTACAAAGCCGCTATCGCGAAATGGAAGCTATCATCAAAAAATGA